From Acomys russatus chromosome 25, mAcoRus1.1, whole genome shotgun sequence, a single genomic window includes:
- the Guk1 gene encoding guanylate kinase isoform X1 — translation MLRRPLVGLAVAALGRVPADGPCSRFSLFFFALAGKRHKRRWVVPGRCSSLFVVTSLGGHGMAGPRPVVLSGPSGAGKSTLLKKLFQEHGSIFGFSVSHTTRNPRPGEENGKDYYFVTREMMQRDIAAGDFIEHAEFSGNLYGTSKAAVRAVQAMNRICVLDVDLQGVRNIKKTDLRPIYISVQPPSLDVLEQRLRLRNTETEESLAKRLAAARADMESSKEPGLFDLVIINDNLDKAYATLKQALSEEIKKAQGTGHA, via the exons ATGCTGCGGCGCCCGCTGGTCGGGCTGGCAGTGGCCGCGCTGGGTCGCGTCCCCGCGGACG GACCCTGTTCAAGATTCAGCTTGTTCTTTTTTGCccttgctgggaagagacacaagCGGAGATGGGTAGTACCAGGAAGGTGCAGCAGCCTGTTCGTGGTTACTTCCTTGGGAGGCCATG GCATGGCAGGACCTAGGCCAGTGGTGCTGAGCGGGCCGTCAGGGGCAGGGAAGAGCACCCTGCTCAAGAAGTTGTTCCAGGAACATGGCAGCATCTTTGGCTTCAGCGTGTCCC atACTACAAGGAACCCACGACCTGGAGAGGAAAATGGCAAAG ATTACTACTTTGTGACCAGGGAGATGATGCAGCGTGATATTGCAGCAGGGGACTTCATTGAACATGCTGAGTTCTCGGGGAACCTGTACGGGACAAG CAAGGCGGCTGTTCGGGCTGTGCAGGCCATGAACCGCATCTGCGTGCTAGATGTCGACCTGCAAGGTGTGCGCAACATCAAGAAGACTGATCTGCGTCCCATCTACATCTCTGTGCAGCCTCCCTCGCTGGACGTGCTG GAGCAGCGGCTGCGACTGCGCAACACTGAGACTGAAGAGAGTTTGGCAAAGCGGCTGGCAGCTGCACGGGCTGACATGGAGAGCA GCAAGGAGCCTGGCTTGTTTGACCTGGTGATCATCAATGACAACCTGGACAAAGCCTATGCTACTCTGAAGCAGGCACTCTCTGAG GAAATCAAGAAAGCCCAAGGAACTGGCCATGCCTGA
- the Guk1 gene encoding guanylate kinase isoform X2 produces MLRRPLVGLAVAALGRVPADGMAGPRPVVLSGPSGAGKSTLLKKLFQEHGSIFGFSVSHTTRNPRPGEENGKDYYFVTREMMQRDIAAGDFIEHAEFSGNLYGTSKAAVRAVQAMNRICVLDVDLQGVRNIKKTDLRPIYISVQPPSLDVLEQRLRLRNTETEESLAKRLAAARADMESSKEPGLFDLVIINDNLDKAYATLKQALSEEIKKAQGTGHA; encoded by the exons ATGCTGCGGCGCCCGCTGGTCGGGCTGGCAGTGGCCGCGCTGGGTCGCGTCCCCGCGGACG GCATGGCAGGACCTAGGCCAGTGGTGCTGAGCGGGCCGTCAGGGGCAGGGAAGAGCACCCTGCTCAAGAAGTTGTTCCAGGAACATGGCAGCATCTTTGGCTTCAGCGTGTCCC atACTACAAGGAACCCACGACCTGGAGAGGAAAATGGCAAAG ATTACTACTTTGTGACCAGGGAGATGATGCAGCGTGATATTGCAGCAGGGGACTTCATTGAACATGCTGAGTTCTCGGGGAACCTGTACGGGACAAG CAAGGCGGCTGTTCGGGCTGTGCAGGCCATGAACCGCATCTGCGTGCTAGATGTCGACCTGCAAGGTGTGCGCAACATCAAGAAGACTGATCTGCGTCCCATCTACATCTCTGTGCAGCCTCCCTCGCTGGACGTGCTG GAGCAGCGGCTGCGACTGCGCAACACTGAGACTGAAGAGAGTTTGGCAAAGCGGCTGGCAGCTGCACGGGCTGACATGGAGAGCA GCAAGGAGCCTGGCTTGTTTGACCTGGTGATCATCAATGACAACCTGGACAAAGCCTATGCTACTCTGAAGCAGGCACTCTCTGAG GAAATCAAGAAAGCCCAAGGAACTGGCCATGCCTGA
- the Guk1 gene encoding guanylate kinase isoform X3: protein MAGPRPVVLSGPSGAGKSTLLKKLFQEHGSIFGFSVSHTTRNPRPGEENGKDYYFVTREMMQRDIAAGDFIEHAEFSGNLYGTSKAAVRAVQAMNRICVLDVDLQGVRNIKKTDLRPIYISVQPPSLDVLEQRLRLRNTETEESLAKRLAAARADMESSKEPGLFDLVIINDNLDKAYATLKQALSEEIKKAQGTGHA, encoded by the exons ATGGCAGGACCTAGGCCAGTGGTGCTGAGCGGGCCGTCAGGGGCAGGGAAGAGCACCCTGCTCAAGAAGTTGTTCCAGGAACATGGCAGCATCTTTGGCTTCAGCGTGTCCC atACTACAAGGAACCCACGACCTGGAGAGGAAAATGGCAAAG ATTACTACTTTGTGACCAGGGAGATGATGCAGCGTGATATTGCAGCAGGGGACTTCATTGAACATGCTGAGTTCTCGGGGAACCTGTACGGGACAAG CAAGGCGGCTGTTCGGGCTGTGCAGGCCATGAACCGCATCTGCGTGCTAGATGTCGACCTGCAAGGTGTGCGCAACATCAAGAAGACTGATCTGCGTCCCATCTACATCTCTGTGCAGCCTCCCTCGCTGGACGTGCTG GAGCAGCGGCTGCGACTGCGCAACACTGAGACTGAAGAGAGTTTGGCAAAGCGGCTGGCAGCTGCACGGGCTGACATGGAGAGCA GCAAGGAGCCTGGCTTGTTTGACCTGGTGATCATCAATGACAACCTGGACAAAGCCTATGCTACTCTGAAGCAGGCACTCTCTGAG GAAATCAAGAAAGCCCAAGGAACTGGCCATGCCTGA
- the Mrpl55 gene encoding 39S ribosomal protein L55, mitochondrial, with protein MSVCSLVRYCVLKAASPAPRHLHTSSWRADSSRASLTRLRRQAYARLYPVLLVKQDGSTLHIRYPEPRRMLAMPLDLDALSPEERRARFRKREAQLQQKWKEEPEMVDSFDTERYKRFWTKTKK; from the exons atgtctgtctgtagCCTGGTGAGATACTGTGTTCTGAAGGCAGCCTCTCCTGCACCCCGCCACCTGCACACATCCTCTTGGAgagctgacagcagcagggcttcaCTTACTCGACTGCGCCGCCAGGCCTATGCTCGCCTCTACCCTGTGCTGTTGGTCAAGCAGGATGGCTCCACTCTCCATATACGATACCCGGAGCCACGACGTATGCTAGCG ATGCCCCTAGACCTGGATGCCCTGTCTCCAGAAGAACGCCGGGCCCGGTTTCGAAAACGTGAGGCTCAGCTCCAGCAGAAGTGGAAGGAAGAGCCAGAGATGGTTGACAGTTTTGATACTGAACGATATAAACGGTTTTGGACCAAGACCAAGAAGTAA
- the C25H1orf35 gene encoding multiple myeloma tumor-associated protein 2, whose product MFGSSRGGVRGGQDQFNWEDVKTDKQRENYLGNSLMAPVGRWQKGRDLTWYAKDRAPCTGPSREEELAAVREAEREALLAALGYKNVRKQPTGLSKEDFVEICKREGGDPEEKGVDRLLGLGSASGSAGRVALSREDKEAAKLGLSVFTHHRVDNEGPSTAPSATKKKPRAEDKVELDAESHKKSKKEKKKKKKKHKKHKKKKDKEHKREADSYSSSPSPARPRRQRHSDFSPCSKRKREHSQDNGRSPPRRRQDRGSDD is encoded by the exons ATGTTCGGCTCCAGTCGCGGCGGTGTGCGTGGCGGGCAGGACCAGTTCAATTGGGAGGATGTAAAGACTGACAAGCAGAGGGAGAACTACCTGGGCAACTCTCTGATGGCGCCAGTAGGCCGCTGGCAAAAGGGCCGCGACCTCACCTGGTACGCGAAGGACCGCGCGCCGTGTACCGGCCCGAGCCGTGAGGAAGAGCTGGCGGCCGTGCGCGAGGCGGAGCGTGAGGCGCTGCTGGCCGCACT CGGTTACAAGAACGTGAGGAAGCAGCCCACCGGCCTGAGCAAGGAG GACTTCGTGGAGATCTGCAAACGGGAAGGAGGCGACCCCGAGGAGAAGGGCGTGGACCGGCTTCTAGGCCTGGGCAGCGCCAG TGGCTCCGCGGGCCGTGTGGCGCTATCCCGAGAAGATAAAGAGGCTGCCAAGCTTGGGCTGTCAGTGTTCACG CACCACCGCGTGGACAACGAAGGCCCAAGCACTGCCCCATCTGCTACCAAGAAGAAGCCTCGCGCTGAGGACAAGGTCGAACTGGA TGCAGAGAGCcataagaaaagcaagaaagaaaagaagaaaaagaaaaagaaacacaagaaacacaagaagaagaaagacaaagaacacaAGAGGGAGGCAGACAGCTACTCGTCATCTCCCTCTCCTGCCCG GCCCAGACGCCAGAGACATTCTGACTTCTCCCCCTGCTCTAAGAGGAAGCGGGAACATAGCCAGGACAATGGAAGGAGCCCACCCCGCAGACGACAAGACAGAGGCTCTGATGACTGA
- the Arf1 gene encoding ADP-ribosylation factor 1, whose product MGNIFANLFKGLFGKKEMRILMVGLDAAGKTTILYKLKLGEIVTTIPTIGFNVETVEYKNISFTVWDVGGQDKIRPLWRHYFQNTQGLIFVVDSNDRERVNEAREELMRMLAEDELRDAVLLVFANKQDLPNAMNAAEITDKLGLHSLRHRNWYIQATCATSGDGLYEGLDWLSNQLRNQK is encoded by the exons ATGGGGAATATCTTTGCAAACCTCTTCAAGGGCCTTTTTGGCAAAAAAGAAATGCGCATTCTCATGGTGGGCCTGGATGCTGCAGGGAAGACAACAATTCTGTACAAACTGAAGCTGGGAGAAATTGTGACCACCATTCCCACCATTG GTTTCAACGTGGAGACTGTTGAATACAAGAACATCAGCTTCACCGTGTGGGATGTGGGCGGCCAGGACAAGATCCGGCCACTGTGGCGCCACTACTTCCAGAACACCCAAG GCTTGATCTTCGTAGTGGACAGCAATGACAGAGAGCGTGTGAATGAGGCCCGTGAAGAGCTCATGAGGATGCTAGCTGAAGATGAGCTCCGGGATGCTGTTCTCTTGGTGTTTGCCAACAAGCAG GACCTCCCAAATGCCATGAATGCGGCTGAAATCACAGACAAGCTGGGGCTGCACTCTCTACGCCACAGGAACTGGTACATTCAGGCCACCTGTGCCACCAGCGGGGACGGGCTCTATGAAGGACTAGACTGGCTGTCCAATCAGCTCCGGAACCAGAAGTGA